From Neodiprion pinetum isolate iyNeoPine1 chromosome 7, iyNeoPine1.2, whole genome shotgun sequence, a single genomic window includes:
- the LOC124222708 gene encoding uncharacterized protein isoform X2: protein MPMLKQPIPLKELVFDFIVTHCASYCHQLSVKGDLEKLRQSITEIKLEVFSWLPPILGQHAEFCEKFFETFLGFGYDMLKSGGRVRPLAHNRAAVEIMMDVEIPGLRCSDLHLEYLDSPDYCRFQIISALKMHNPPYGFLVQNVLRCFRLENLTQLWLISWCGDRELEIIGRRCRKLQLLNIMNSINVSDEGLRALRPCTDLRDIDFRGCASKLTNNAVNRLLSDLKKLEEFNVIKDDYFPGRDEIKTYDPCSRRQTLVCPSMKSYCLRG from the exons ATGCCAATGCTCAAGCAGCCGATACCCCTGAAGGAACTGGTATTCGATTTCATCGTGACTCACTGCGCGAGTTATTGCCACCAACTGAGCGTCAAGGGGGATTTGGAGAAACTCCGTCAGAGCATTACTGAGATAAAACTTGAGGTGTTTTCATGGCTGCCACCGATCCTTGGCCAGCATGCAGAGTtctgcgaaaaattttttgagacATTTTTGGGTTTCGGCTACGATATGTTGAAATCGGGTGGTCGCGTTCGCCCTCTGGCGCACAACAGAGCTGCGGTTGAGATAATGATGGACGTAGAAATACCTGGACTGCGATGTTCAGACCTGCACCTCGAATACCTCGACAGCCCTGATTACTGCAGATTTCAGATCATAAGCGCATTGAAAATGCACAATCCGCCTTACGGATTCCTAGTTCAGAATGTCCTGCGCTGTTTTCGCCTAGAAAACTTGACTCAACTCTGGTTGATAAGCTGGTGCGGTGACCGGGAACTCGAGATCATTGGAAGGCGTTGCAGGAAACTGCAATTATTGAACATTATGAATTCAATAAACGTCAGTGACGAGGGATTGCGAGCTCTGCGGCCGTGCACCGACTTGCGCGACATTGATTTTCGTGGCTGCGCTTCAAAATTGACGAACAATGCCGTAAACAGGCTCCTGTCAGATCTCAAGAAACTAGAGGAGTTCAATGTGATCAAAGACGACTACTTTCCGGGGCGAGATGAAATCAAAACATACGACCCGTGTTCGCGTCGACAGACGTTGGTCTGTCCATCGATGAAAAGCTACTGTTTGAGAGG GTGA
- the LOC138190304 gene encoding uncharacterized protein, whose product MPKLKQPTPLKKRAFDFIVTHCASYCHQLSVKGDLEKLRQSITEIKSEVFSWLPPILNQLSEFCERFFDEFSKFGKEMAKSGGRVRSMTHRKVAVEIMMDVEIPGLRCSDLHLECANRSEYRRFQSIEVLIMQSPSHAFPSSKAMSYFRLENLIEIWLITRCNNQELRIIGTHCKKLQILNITYSRYVTDDGLRALQMCADLRVIDFVGSVISNDCINELLSTHKKLEEFNIIKHDYLPWAGRVEVYDPCSRARELVCPSIRRYCARGPVSEANLIAITVLFPNLTYIQFCCQFFSDLTVLKNLKHLTELSFLSSYSILSHVRHLLTTVGENISSLEVKMSFRGNEYFKQDDVNFIYKLCPNIQELILPYDPNAPHDILVVPPFNKLKVLSLKNSSSWEATVEFHQLPELETLMLANFTPIVQIVERAMFDNVKFPKLKRFCSMLLTARRDTGLDDLNTVARERNLDFKIVTISDHDL is encoded by the coding sequence ATGCCAAAGCTCAAGCAGCCAACGCCCCTGAAAAAACGGGCATTCGATTTCATCGTGACTCACTGCGCGAGTTATTGCCACCAGCTGAGCGTCAAGGGGGATTTGGAGAAACTCCGTCAGAGCATTACTGAGATAAAAAGTGAGGTGTTTTCATGGCTACCGCCGATTCTTAACCAGCTCTCGGAGTTCtgcgaaagattttttgacgaattttcaaagtttggcAAGGAGATGGCAAAATCGGGTGGTCGCGTTCGCTCGATGACGCACAGGAAAGTAGCGGTGGAGATAATGATGGACGTAGAAATACCTGGACTTCGATGTTCGGACTTGCACCTCGAATGCGCCAATCGTTCTGAGTATCGGAGATTTCAGAGCATCGAGGTATTGATAATGCAAAGTCCGTCGCACGCATTCCCATCTTCCAAAGCCATGAGCTATTTTCGTCTAGAAAACCTGATCGAAATCTGGTTGATAACCAGATGCAACAACCAGGAACTCCGGATAATTGGAACGCATTGCAAGAAGCTGCAAATCTTGAACATCACCTATTCGCGATACGTCACCGACGACGGATTACGAGCTCTGCAGATGTGCGCCGATTTACGCGTCATTGATTTCGTTGGCTCAGTAATCTCCAATGATTGCATCAACGAGCTGCTGTCGACGCATAAGAAACTGGAGGAGTTCAATATCATCAAACACGACTACTTGCCGTGGGCAGGCAGAGTCGAAGTATACGACCCGTGTTCGCGAGCAAGAGAGTTGGTCTGTCCGTCGATAAGACGCTACTGTGCCAGAGGGCCGGTTTCGGAGGCTAATCTAATCGCGATCACGGTGCTGTTTCCGAATTTAACCTATATTCAGTTTTGCTGTCAGTTTTTCAGTGACTTGACCGTATTAAAGAACCTCAAACACCTCACCGAACTCAGTTTCTTGAGTAGTTATTCCATATTGAGTCACGTAAGGCACCTGTTGACAACCGTCggcgaaaatatttcttcgtTAGAAGTAAAGATGAGTTTCAGAGGGAACGAATATTTCAAACAGGATGATGTGAActtcatttataaattatgcCCAAATATACAGGAATTGATACTCCCTTACGACCCCAATGCACCGCACGATATATTGGTGGTGCCGCCTTTCAACAAATTAAAAGTactttcgttaaaaaatagcAGCTCGTGGGAGGCAACGGTAGAATTTCATCAATTGCCAGAGCTCGAAACTCTTATGCTCGCGAACTTTACCCCAATTGTACAAATTGTCGAACGTGCCATGTTCGATAATGTGAAATTCCCAAAATTGAAAAGGTTCTGCTCCATGCTTTTGACGGCCAGAAGAGATACCGGACTCGACGATTTGAATACAGTCGCGAGAGAGAGGAatcttgattttaaaattgtaaCTATTTCCGATCATGATCTGTAG
- the LOC124222708 gene encoding uncharacterized protein isoform X1 — translation MPMLKQPIPLKELVFDFIVTHCASYCHQLSVKGDLEKLRQSITEIKLEVFSWLPPILGQHAEFCEKFFETFLGFGYDMLKSGGRVRPLAHNRAAVEIMMDVEIPGLRCSDLHLEYLDSPDYCRFQIISALKMHNPPYGFLVQNVLRCFRLENLTQLWLISWCGDRELEIIGRRCRKLQLLNIMNSINVSDEGLRALRPCTDLRDIDFRGCASKLTNNAVNRLLSDLKKLEEFNVIKDDYFPGRDEIKTYDPCSRRQTLVCPSMKSYCLRGSVQNSDIDAVVTLFPNLTHVQFCCEILGDLRKLQNLQSLKELSFWGSYSVIRHLGHLLRIIGENISVIKLNLPTTVVGHLTQPDVNFVHEYCKNIQEFVFAFKPRMHMDELLIPSFMKLKKLAIEHCYMRIATIKFQEMPELEDLTLVDFEPIVDIISSIMLDNTRFGKLKTFYSPTLDSTDHQRLHDLNQIAKERNLDFLIVFLDDCSL, via the coding sequence ATGCCAATGCTCAAGCAGCCGATACCCCTGAAGGAACTGGTATTCGATTTCATCGTGACTCACTGCGCGAGTTATTGCCACCAACTGAGCGTCAAGGGGGATTTGGAGAAACTCCGTCAGAGCATTACTGAGATAAAACTTGAGGTGTTTTCATGGCTGCCACCGATCCTTGGCCAGCATGCAGAGTtctgcgaaaaattttttgagacATTTTTGGGTTTCGGCTACGATATGTTGAAATCGGGTGGTCGCGTTCGCCCTCTGGCGCACAACAGAGCTGCGGTTGAGATAATGATGGACGTAGAAATACCTGGACTGCGATGTTCAGACCTGCACCTCGAATACCTCGACAGCCCTGATTACTGCAGATTTCAGATCATAAGCGCATTGAAAATGCACAATCCGCCTTACGGATTCCTAGTTCAGAATGTCCTGCGCTGTTTTCGCCTAGAAAACTTGACTCAACTCTGGTTGATAAGCTGGTGCGGTGACCGGGAACTCGAGATCATTGGAAGGCGTTGCAGGAAACTGCAATTATTGAACATTATGAATTCAATAAACGTCAGTGACGAGGGATTGCGAGCTCTGCGGCCGTGCACCGACTTGCGCGACATTGATTTTCGTGGCTGCGCTTCAAAATTGACGAACAATGCCGTAAACAGGCTCCTGTCAGATCTCAAGAAACTAGAGGAGTTCAATGTGATCAAAGACGACTACTTTCCGGGGCGAGATGAAATCAAAACATACGACCCGTGTTCGCGTCGACAGACGTTGGTCTGTCCATCGATGAAAAGCTACTGTTTGAGAGGGTCGGTTCAGAATTCAGATATAGATGCCGTCGTGACactttttccaaatttgaCTCATGTCCAGTTTTGCTGTGAGATTTTAGGTGATTTGCGGAAATTGCAAAATCTCCAGAGCCTCAAGGAGCTCAGTTTCTGGGGTAGCTATTCCGTAATACGTCATCTCGGGCATCTGTTAAGAATCATCggcgaaaatatttctgtaataAAACTGAACCTGCCTACTACAGTAGTCGGTCATTTGACGCAGCCTGATGTGAACTTCGTTCATGAATACTGCAAAAATATCCAGGAATTTGTATTCGCTTTCAAACCCAGAATGCACATGGATGAATTGCTGATACCATCTttcatgaaattgaaaaaactggCTATAGAACATTGCTACATGCGGATCGCGACGattaaatttcaagaaatgCCAGAGCTCGAAGATCTTACGCTCGTGGACTTTGAGCCGATTGTAGATATTATATCATCCATCATGCTCGATAATACAAggtttggaaaattgaaaacgttTTACTCCCCGACCTTGGATTCAACGGATCATCAGAGACTGCATGACTTAAATCAAATCGCGAAAGAGAGGAATCTCGATTTTTTAATAGTATTTCTTGATGATTGTTCCTTGTAG
- the LOC124222709 gene encoding uncharacterized protein: MPKLKQPTPLTELVFDFIVNHCANYCHQLSLKGNLEKLRRTINEIKTELFRWMPLVLRQRAAFCSSFITTFLGLGYDVTSSDGLVRPAAHNKAAIEIMMDVEIPGLRCTDQHLGHLKVRDYHRFQTINTLDMRNPRFGYRLHDVLSRFRLENLTQLVLVGWCNNQALEVIGSRCRNLRLLNISNSQRVGDVGLLALLPCTDLRNIDFRACATRITYDTVNTLLSTFTKLEQFNTINHEYYPGQDQTKAFDPCKRERTLVCPSMDRYCFRGTVYNSDLDAVVTLFPNLSRLQFCCNMVGDYQILQNLHNLEELSFWGDVSIVPHLWQLLRIIGENISVLNLHMPNGIPGLFTQNEVNFVHECCKNIREFSFGFVSRIDMDKLLIRPFMKLKKLVIIHRHMRTATIEFQEMPELEDLSLTYFDPIVDIISSMMFDNTRFGNLKKIKCPILDATDHQLLHHLNLIAKERNLDISVVFVGSKSL; the protein is encoded by the coding sequence ATGCCAAAGCTCAAGCAGCCAACACCCTTGACGGAACTGGTATTCGATTTCATCGTTAATCACTGCGCGAATTATTGCCACCAGCTGAGCCTCAAGGGGAATTTGGAGAAACTACGTCGGACCATTAATGAGATTAAAACTGAATTGTTTCGATGGATGCCACTGGTCCTTCGCCAGCGTGCAGCGTTCTGCAGCAGTTTTATTACGACATTTTTGGGTTTAGGCTACGATGTGACGTCTTCGGATGGTCTCGTTCGCCCGGCGGCGCACAACAAAGCAGCGATTGAGATAATGATGGACGTAGAAATACCTGGACTGCGATGTACAGACCAGCACCTCGGACACCTCAAGGTCCGTGATTACCACAGATTTCAGACTATAAACACATTGGATATGCGCAATCCGCGTTTCGGATACCGACTTCATGATGTACTGAGCCGTTTTCGCCTAGAAAACTTGACTCAACTCGTGTTGGTAGGCTGGTGCAATAACCAGGCACTCGAGGTCATTGGAAGCCGTTGCAGGAATCTGCGATTATTGAACATTTCGAATTCACAAAGGGTCGGTGACGTGGGATTGCTAGCTCTGCTGCCGTGCACCGACTTGCGCAATATTGATTTTCGTGCCTGTGCTACAAGAATAACGTACGATACCGTAAACACGCTGCTGTCAACTTTTACGAAACTAGAGCAGTTCAATACGATCAATCACGAGTACTATCCGGGGCAAGATCAAACCAAAGCATTCGACCCGTGTAAGCGTGAACGGACGTTGGTCTGTCCGTCGATGGATCGCTACTGTTTCAGAGGGACGGTTTACAATTCAGATCTGGACGCCGTCGTGACACTTTTTCCAAATTTGTCTCGTCTCCAGTTTTGCTGTAACATGGTTGGTGATTACCAGATATTGCAAAATCTCCACAACCTCGAGGAGCTCAGTTTCTGGGGCGACGTTTCCATAGTACCTCATCTCTGGCAATTGTTAAGGATCATCggcgaaaatatttctgtattAAACTTACATATGCCTAATGGAATACCCGGTCTTTTCACACAGAATGAAGTGAACTTCGTTCATGAATGCTGCAAAAATATCCGGGAATTTTCATTCGGTTTCGTATCCAGAATAGACATGGACAAATTGCTGATACGGCCTttcatgaaattgaaaaaactggTGATAATACATCGCCACATGCGGACCGCGACGattgaatttcaagaaatGCCAGAGCTCGAAGATCTTTCACTCACGTACTTTGATCCGATTGTAGATATTATATCATCCATGATGTTCGATAATACAAggtttggaaatttgaaaaagattaaGTGCCCGATCTTGGATGCCACGGATCATCAGTTATTGCATCACTTAAATCTAATCGCGAAAGAGAGGAATCTCGATATTTCAGTAGTATTTGTTGGTAGTAAATCCTTGTAG
- the LOC124222710 gene encoding uncharacterized protein, which produces MPKLKQPTSLQELVFDFIVNHCANYCHQLSLKGDLEKLRQTITEIKTELFPWLPPILGQPSEFCENFFEIFLLHGYDTLKSSNICRPIAHNRAAAEIMMDVEIPGLICSDLHLEYLDIRDYRRFKILDALKMYDFPVFQALDYFPLENLTELWMINWCTNQELEIVGSRCRKLKILNISYSRNVTDDGLRALRPCADLRVIHFRCSVSKVTNDAINELLSTHTKLQEFNTISVKYLPGRDEIRIYDPCSRRQTLVCPSVKRYCIRGAVWSSDLNAIVTLFPNLTNLQFCCRSLIDLRVLQNLKNLKVLCFLGIHSVIIYIEQLLTVIGENISVIEIKMSSTAVGHLTQNDVNFVHKFCKNIQEFVFSYRPTIRMDKLLMPSFMKLKKLSIERCFMLTATIEFQEMPELEDLTLVNFEPIVDIISSIMLDNIRFGKLKMFHSMILEGKEHQRLNGLNQIAKEMNIDFSVVFFGDFEL; this is translated from the coding sequence ATGCCAAAGCTCAAGCAGCCAACTTCCCTGCAGGAACTGGTATTCGATTTCATCGTCAATCACTGCGCGAATTATTGCCACCAGCTGAGCCTCAAGGGGGATTTGGAGAAACTACGTCAGACCATTACTGAGATCAAAACTGAATTGTTTCCATGGCTGCCACCGATCCTTGGCCAGCCCTCAGAGTtctgcgaaaattttttcgaaatatttttattgcatgGCTACGATACTTTAAAATCGAGTAATATTTGTCGTCCGATCGCGCACAACAGAGCAGCGGCTGAGATAATGATGGACGTAGAAATACCTGGACTCATATGTTCAGACCTGCACCTCGAATACCTCGATATCCGAGATTATCGCAGATTCAAGATCCTAGATGCATTGAAAATGTACGATTTCCCAGTTTTTCAAGCCCTGGACTATTTTCCTCTAGAAAATTTGACCGAACTCTGGATGATAAACTGGTGCACTAACCAGGAACTGGAGATCGTTGGATCGCGTTGCAGGAAGCTGAAAATCTTGAACATTTCGTATTCACGAAACGTAACTGACGATGGATTGCGAGCTTTGCGACCGTGCGCCGACTTGCGCGTCATTCATTTTCGTTGCTCTGTCTCAAAAGTGACCAACGATGCCATAAACGAGCTGCTGTCAACGCACACGAAACTACAGGAGTTCAACACGATCAGTGTCAAATACTTGCCGGGGCGAGACGAAATCAGAATATACGATCCGTGTTCGCGTCGACAGACGCTGGTCTGTCCGTCGGTAAAACGCTACTGTATCAGAGGGGCGGTTTGGAGTTCGGATCTAAACGCCATCGTGACACTTTTTCCGAATTTGACCAATCTCCAGTTTTGCTGTAGGTCTTTGATTGATTTGCGCGTGTTGCAAAATCTTAAAAACCTCAAGGTGCTCTGTTTCTTGGGCATTCATTCGGTAATAATTTATATCGAGCAACTGTTAACGGTCATCggcgaaaatatttctgtaatcGAGATAAAGATGTCTTCTACGGCAGTCGGTCATTTGACACAGAATGATGTGAACTTCGTTCATAAATTCTGCAAAAATATCCAGGAATTTGTATTCTCTTACAGACCCACAATACGAATGGATAAATTGCTGATGCCGTCttttatgaaattgaaaaaactgtcGATAGAACGTTGCTTCATGCTGACCGCGACGATAGAGTTTCAGGAAATGCCAGAGCTCGAAGATCTTACGCTCGTGAACTTCGAGCCAATTGTAGATATTATATCATCCATCATGCTCGATAATATAagatttggaaaattgaaaatgtttcactCCATGATTTTGGAGGGCAAAGAGCATCAGAGACTCAACGGCTTGAATCAAATCGCGAAAGAGATGAATATCGATTTTTCAGTAgtattttttggtgattttgaattgtaG